From Acinetobacter sp. ASP199, the proteins below share one genomic window:
- the dld gene encoding D-lactate dehydrogenase, with amino-acid sequence MQNSFDATATLNNLVAVVGQRHVLTNDNDTRLYRQGRRYGSGEVFAVVTPGSLLEQWQVLQIAVAADCIVIMQAANTGLTGGSTPFGEYDRPVIVISTRRLAGIQVIQKGKQVVCLPGATLDALEKQLVPFNREPHSVIGSSCIGASVLGGVCNNSGGALVRRGPAYTELALYARVNEHGELELVNHLGIHLGHSPEEILKNLEQKQYNEQDIQQQEHRCASDHRYSQDVRQVDADTPARFNADPSRLFEASGSAGKVCVFAVRLDTFEKIPSQVFYVGTNSQEDLTEIRRFLLKDLPRLPIAGEYIHRVAYDIGAEYGKDTFMFIEKFGTAKVPAAFAMKDKVDGILQKLGLRGLSDKILQMISKMLPSHLPKRMNEYRDLYEHHLILRIENQDVAQVQAFFEGYFKAHPDGNYFLCTEDEGRKAFLHRFAVAGAAIRYRDTHLSEVEDIVALDIALRRNDRQWVETLPQEMEEQILHKLYYGHFLCHVFHQDYIVKKGVNPLKMEHAMWKLLDDRGAEYPAEHNVGHLYIAKPALKNHYQKLDPTNSFNVGIGHSSKLKYWK; translated from the coding sequence ATGCAAAACTCATTTGACGCTACTGCGACCTTAAACAATCTGGTCGCTGTGGTCGGCCAGCGACATGTATTGACGAACGATAACGATACTCGTCTGTATCGGCAAGGCCGACGTTATGGTTCAGGTGAGGTGTTTGCAGTCGTCACTCCAGGTTCATTACTGGAACAATGGCAAGTATTGCAAATTGCTGTTGCCGCAGACTGTATCGTGATTATGCAGGCAGCCAATACCGGTTTAACTGGTGGTTCAACGCCGTTTGGTGAATATGACCGTCCAGTGATCGTGATAAGTACTCGCCGTCTGGCAGGCATTCAGGTGATCCAGAAAGGCAAACAGGTTGTCTGTTTGCCGGGTGCAACACTTGATGCACTGGAAAAACAGCTAGTGCCATTTAACCGTGAACCGCATTCGGTGATTGGTTCATCCTGTATCGGTGCTTCGGTGCTGGGTGGCGTATGCAATAACTCCGGTGGAGCCTTGGTTCGCCGGGGGCCGGCCTATACTGAACTGGCATTGTATGCGCGTGTGAATGAACATGGCGAACTGGAGCTGGTGAATCATCTCGGTATCCATCTGGGTCACAGTCCGGAAGAGATCCTAAAAAATCTGGAACAGAAACAATATAATGAGCAGGATATCCAGCAGCAGGAACATCGCTGTGCTTCCGATCATCGTTATAGTCAGGATGTGCGTCAGGTCGATGCTGATACTCCGGCACGCTTCAATGCCGATCCAAGTCGTCTGTTTGAAGCCTCTGGTTCTGCTGGTAAAGTTTGCGTATTTGCCGTGCGTCTGGATACTTTTGAAAAGATTCCAAGCCAGGTGTTCTATGTCGGCACTAACTCGCAGGAGGACCTGACGGAAATCCGTCGTTTTCTGCTCAAAGATCTACCGCGTCTACCGATTGCTGGAGAATATATTCACCGTGTGGCTTATGACATCGGTGCGGAATATGGCAAAGACACTTTTATGTTCATTGAAAAATTTGGTACTGCCAAAGTGCCTGCCGCATTTGCCATGAAAGACAAGGTTGATGGAATATTGCAGAAACTGGGGCTACGTGGCTTAAGCGACAAAATTCTGCAAATGATCAGTAAAATGCTGCCATCACATTTGCCAAAACGCATGAATGAGTACCGTGATCTGTATGAGCATCATCTGATTCTCAGAATTGAAAATCAGGATGTGGCACAGGTACAGGCATTCTTTGAAGGGTACTTTAAGGCCCATCCTGACGGGAACTATTTTCTCTGTACCGAAGATGAAGGACGTAAGGCATTTCTGCACCGTTTTGCCGTAGCAGGTGCAGCAATTCGTTACCGTGATACCCATTTAAGTGAAGTGGAAGATATTGTGGCGCTGGATATTGCGCTGCGTCGGAATGACCGCCAATGGGTAGAAACTCTGCCACAGGAGATGGAAGAGCAGATCTTACATAAACTTTATTATGGTCACTTCCTGTGCCATGTATTTCATCAGGATTATATCGTGAAAAAAGGGGTTAATCCGCTGAAAATGGAACATGCCATGTGGAAGCTGCTGGATGATCGTGGTGCGGAATATCCGGCTGAACATAATGTAGGACATCTCTACATTGCCAAACCGGCATTAAAAAACCATTACCAGAAGCTGGACCCGACCAATAGTTTTAATGTCGGTATTGGGCATAGCTCAAAGCTGAAATACTGGAAATAA
- a CDS encoding NADPH-dependent 2,4-dienoyl-CoA reductase has product MTTTRYANILKPLHLGFTTIKNRVVMGSMHTGLEDRFYNYPKLAAYFGERAKGGVGLLITGGISPNRQGWLLPAGGTMNTLGDIAPHRLVTHAVHKHGAKILLQILHAGRYGYQPFVVSASPIKSPISPFKPRQLSEKQILDTIQDYVKTASLAKKAGYDGVEIMGSEGYLINQFLSRHVNQRRDRWGGSIENRMRFAVEIVKAIRAEIGEKFIICFRLSLLDLVHDGNTMQEVITVAKALEKAGITLLNTGIGWHEARIPTIVTSVPRAAFVDYTAEVKKNVTVPVIASNRINMPDTAEEILASGQADMVQMARPLLADAFWVNKTATNRVDEINTCIACNQACLDHTFKNKRATCLVNPRAGYETELVYVKTKKPKRIAVVGGGVAGMSAATVAAGRGHEVTLFEATNDVGGQFNLAKVVPGKEEFHETIRYFKVQIEKTGVELRLNTKVNREQLEREGFNEVIVATGVVPRALKIPGSDAPQVLSYSEVLNGASVGDRVAVIGAGGIGFDVSEFLLKPPLQPQPMPVDEWKREWGVDPNPNYVTEGGMQPAEVEAPVREIYLLQRKTTPLGAGLGKTTGWVHRAQLKKHGVRMLRGVQYKSVSDEGLWIEVDGHDQLLRVDTIVVCAGQESVKEIMPVEGQKTIAKYHIIGGAKLAAELDAKRAIREGAELAARL; this is encoded by the coding sequence ATGACAACGACTCGTTATGCAAATATCTTAAAACCGCTTCATCTGGGATTTACCACGATCAAAAACCGGGTGGTGATGGGTTCAATGCATACCGGGCTGGAGGATCGTTTCTATAATTATCCCAAGCTGGCGGCTTATTTTGGCGAGCGTGCCAAAGGTGGGGTAGGTCTACTCATTACGGGTGGCATTTCTCCAAACCGTCAGGGCTGGTTGCTGCCTGCAGGTGGGACCATGAATACCTTAGGGGATATTGCCCCACATCGACTGGTAACACATGCGGTGCATAAACATGGTGCTAAAATCCTGTTGCAAATCCTGCATGCGGGTCGTTATGGCTATCAACCTTTTGTGGTCTCAGCAAGTCCAATTAAATCCCCGATTTCTCCCTTTAAGCCACGCCAGCTTTCAGAAAAACAGATTCTGGATACCATTCAGGACTACGTAAAAACCGCAAGTCTGGCAAAAAAAGCCGGCTATGATGGTGTGGAAATCATGGGTTCAGAAGGTTACCTGATTAACCAGTTCCTGAGTCGTCATGTTAATCAGCGTCGTGATCGCTGGGGTGGTTCGATCGAAAACCGGATGCGTTTTGCGGTGGAAATTGTCAAAGCGATTCGGGCTGAGATTGGTGAAAAATTTATTATCTGCTTCCGTCTGTCTTTACTGGATCTGGTGCATGATGGCAATACCATGCAGGAAGTCATTACCGTCGCTAAAGCATTAGAGAAGGCCGGAATTACTTTACTCAATACTGGGATCGGCTGGCATGAAGCACGTATCCCAACTATTGTCACTTCTGTACCACGTGCCGCTTTTGTCGATTACACGGCGGAAGTGAAGAAAAATGTCACTGTTCCGGTGATTGCCTCTAACCGGATTAATATGCCAGATACTGCAGAAGAAATTCTGGCATCAGGTCAGGCGGACATGGTGCAAATGGCACGCCCTTTACTGGCAGATGCTTTCTGGGTCAACAAAACAGCGACCAACCGTGTTGATGAAATCAATACCTGTATCGCCTGCAACCAGGCTTGTCTGGACCATACTTTTAAAAACAAGCGTGCTACCTGTTTAGTGAATCCGCGTGCCGGATATGAAACTGAATTGGTTTATGTCAAAACCAAAAAACCGAAACGGATCGCCGTTGTGGGTGGTGGAGTTGCAGGCATGTCAGCAGCAACAGTTGCTGCCGGACGTGGTCATGAGGTGACCCTATTCGAAGCCACGAACGATGTCGGTGGTCAGTTCAACCTGGCCAAAGTAGTGCCAGGTAAAGAAGAATTTCACGAAACCATTCGTTATTTTAAGGTGCAAATAGAAAAAACAGGTGTTGAATTACGTCTGAATACCAAGGTCAATCGTGAACAGTTAGAACGAGAAGGTTTTAATGAAGTCATTGTGGCGACTGGTGTAGTACCACGGGCTTTGAAGATTCCTGGTAGTGATGCGCCACAGGTACTGTCCTATAGCGAAGTATTGAATGGGGCCTCTGTTGGTGATCGAGTTGCTGTAATTGGTGCAGGTGGAATTGGCTTTGATGTATCTGAATTTTTACTAAAACCCCCATTGCAACCCCAGCCAATGCCTGTAGATGAATGGAAGCGCGAATGGGGTGTAGATCCAAATCCAAATTATGTGACTGAAGGTGGTATGCAACCTGCGGAGGTTGAGGCACCTGTCCGGGAAATTTACCTACTACAACGTAAAACGACACCACTCGGTGCGGGTCTGGGTAAAACTACAGGCTGGGTACATCGTGCACAATTGAAAAAGCATGGTGTACGTATGTTGCGTGGTGTGCAGTACAAATCTGTATCAGATGAAGGTTTATGGATTGAAGTGGATGGACATGACCAATTGCTACGCGTAGATACTATCGTGGTATGTGCCGGTCAGGAATCAGTGAAAGAAATCATGCCTGTTGAAGGTCAAAAAACTATAGCCAAGTATCATATTATTGGCGGTGCTAAACTGGCGGCAGAGCTGGATGCGAAACGTGCGATTCGTGAAGGTGCTGAATTGGCAGCCAGATTGTAA
- a CDS encoding metalloregulator ArsR/SmtB family transcription factor — protein sequence MDMIAANAKIDFSQVDFVSQSLKVLANPDRLKILCVLVDREMNVQEIEESTDIHQPTLSQQLTVLRKANMVGTRREGKQIFYRLSDPKVLSLMQKLYELYCAYPSS from the coding sequence ATGGATATGATTGCTGCAAATGCCAAAATTGATTTTTCACAGGTCGATTTCGTCAGCCAATCCCTAAAAGTTTTGGCCAATCCTGACCGTCTGAAAATTTTATGTGTCCTGGTCGACAGGGAAATGAATGTTCAGGAAATTGAAGAATCCACTGATATTCATCAACCTACACTTTCACAACAGTTGACTGTACTGCGCAAGGCCAACATGGTCGGCACCCGACGTGAGGGTAAACAGATTTTCTATCGTCTGAGTGATCCCAAGGTCTTGAGCCTGATGCAAAAGCTGTACGAGCTGTATTGCGCCTACCCCTCCTCTTAG
- a CDS encoding YeeE/YedE thiosulfate transporter family protein produces MHDFLIAFIGGLMLGLSVVGYLYVNGRIAGISGLVGQVLNPKTVFKTPAIWFLSGLIITPFIYGLFVQPEIELNASPLMMIMAGLLVGFGTRLGSGCTSGHGICGISRLSKRSIMATMTFMFAGFVTVYIIRHITGVF; encoded by the coding sequence ATGCATGACTTCCTCATCGCATTTATTGGCGGCTTAATGCTCGGACTTTCGGTGGTCGGCTATCTTTACGTCAATGGCCGTATCGCAGGAATCAGTGGTTTGGTTGGGCAGGTATTAAACCCAAAAACCGTATTTAAAACGCCTGCGATCTGGTTTTTATCAGGCTTGATCATCACACCGTTTATTTATGGTCTGTTTGTACAACCTGAAATTGAATTGAATGCCAGCCCACTGATGATGATTATGGCAGGTTTGCTGGTGGGCTTTGGGACACGTTTAGGTTCGGGCTGTACCAGTGGTCACGGAATTTGTGGCATCAGTCGCCTGTCTAAACGTTCTATTATGGCGACCATGACTTTTATGTTTGCAGGTTTTGTCACCGTTTATATTATCCGTCATATCACAGGAGTATTCTAA
- a CDS encoding DUF6691 family protein encodes MKNVFAFLFGALFSVGLMVSGMSNPEKVLDFLDLFGDWDASLAFVMMGAIAVAFIPFQKAVRSAQPKTVFNEPIDLPKNNQIDKKLITGAVLFGAGWGVAGICPAPSFTLIGLGHYQVLYFIVAMLVGVWIHRKWSGA; translated from the coding sequence ATGAAAAATGTGTTTGCCTTTTTATTTGGTGCACTGTTCTCTGTGGGTCTGATGGTGTCGGGCATGTCCAATCCTGAAAAAGTACTCGACTTTCTGGATCTATTTGGTGATTGGGATGCAAGTCTGGCCTTTGTGATGATGGGCGCGATTGCGGTGGCCTTTATTCCTTTCCAGAAAGCGGTACGTTCGGCTCAACCGAAAACAGTATTTAATGAGCCTATTGATTTGCCTAAAAATAATCAGATAGATAAGAAACTGATTACCGGTGCGGTTTTATTTGGTGCAGGTTGGGGTGTTGCGGGCATCTGTCCGGCACCAAGTTTCACCTTGATCGGTTTGGGCCACTATCAAGTGTTATATTTTATTGTAGCAATGCTGGTGGGTGTATGGATTCACCGTAAATGGTCAGGAGCTTAA
- a CDS encoding MBL fold metallo-hydrolase, translating to MQDISMEKQVQQPVVQDFFEENTNTFSYVVSDPATGYCAIIDSVLDYDAASASTSTTHADHIIAYVKVQNLTVEWILETHVHADHLTAAQYLKAELGGKIAMSQKISVVQETFGAIYHLDMKQFNALQPFDYLFEDHEHFKIGELDAYNIPTPGHTPACLSYVIGDAVFVGDTLFMPDYGTARCDFPRGSASTLFDSVQSLYQLPPETRMFLCHDYLPATRHDYVCETDVQTQKTQNIHIHEGTSKAEFVEMRHQRDATLNMPKLILPAIQINMKAGQFPEPEANGVSYLKLPLNYFK from the coding sequence ATGCAAGACATTTCAATGGAAAAACAGGTACAACAACCGGTTGTGCAAGATTTCTTTGAAGAAAACACCAATACCTTCAGTTATGTGGTGAGTGATCCTGCGACCGGATATTGTGCCATTATTGACAGCGTCCTGGATTATGATGCGGCCTCGGCCAGCACATCGACTACACATGCAGATCATATAATTGCCTATGTTAAGGTACAAAATTTAACTGTTGAGTGGATTCTGGAAACTCATGTCCATGCCGATCATCTGACAGCAGCGCAATATCTCAAGGCAGAACTGGGCGGTAAAATTGCCATGAGCCAGAAGATTTCTGTGGTACAGGAAACCTTTGGTGCAATTTATCATCTGGACATGAAACAGTTTAATGCCCTGCAGCCATTTGACTACCTGTTTGAAGACCATGAGCATTTCAAGATTGGTGAACTGGATGCCTATAACATTCCTACGCCAGGGCATACACCGGCCTGTCTCAGCTATGTAATCGGGGATGCAGTATTTGTGGGGGATACCCTGTTTATGCCGGACTATGGTACAGCACGTTGTGATTTCCCGCGTGGTAGTGCATCGACCTTATTCGATTCGGTACAGTCACTGTATCAGCTTCCGCCTGAAACTCGGATGTTCTTGTGTCATGACTACCTGCCTGCAACACGTCATGACTATGTCTGTGAAACAGATGTACAAACCCAGAAAACCCAGAATATTCATATCCACGAAGGCACCAGTAAAGCAGAGTTTGTTGAAATGCGTCATCAGCGTGATGCTACTTTAAATATGCCTAAACTGATTCTGCCGGCAATCCAGATCAATATGAAAGCAGGGCAATTTCCTGAACCTGAAGCCAATGGTGTGTCTTATTTGAAATTGCCATTGAATTATTTTAAATAA
- a CDS encoding ATP-binding protein, which produces MDITESFIAKAIPNNPVDRPTTGWTKVEHFPDFINSHWKDYSGNAWYKIHWTYDCKNKPDFPLSLVISHINMAGKVYLNDDLIWKDQSLTEPLSRSWNIPRTWQIPISAIKAKENTVWIYVASASIQEGNLGHVHIGPYDQMQPLYQEYQFKQKTLIAIGFLIEVIIGIFYFMVWIIYRKESAYLWISLAVLFWLGYTSFFLLYSTPLSSIQVDRLLAWLFSTYTLISCVSIWRFANLKFPRIEKLLLYIFLLVTTVLAVIPDEYLKQTIQFLFILNMIIFLLENATYPFLTYKSKQIEVYLMAGLHAFFVPVAIHDAYQILTYQNEFWSPFISPFSALFLGLLLGLRLYRNNKVISQFNKTLKDEIDNVTQKLSSSLNSQYQLALENTRLQERVNLSRDLHDGIGGSIVRSIELVSRNDHLEKEKFLSILKLLSNDLRQIIDHGSSLDAKIPDSPILWVAPTRHRFMEIFDELHIAAHWQIPDKWNTSPTPLQCLTLTRILEEALTNIIKHSQANEIRIGLEQAEQTLILNIQDNGVGFDPECIIEAKHIGLQSMKIRAQRANGTLNIRSSEQGTHIQVVLSS; this is translated from the coding sequence GTGGACATTACAGAAAGCTTTATCGCCAAAGCAATTCCTAATAACCCTGTTGACCGACCAACAACAGGCTGGACAAAAGTTGAGCATTTTCCTGATTTCATTAATTCACACTGGAAAGATTACAGTGGTAATGCCTGGTATAAAATTCATTGGACCTATGACTGTAAAAATAAACCCGACTTCCCTCTAAGTCTTGTTATCAGTCATATCAATATGGCTGGGAAAGTCTATTTAAACGATGATTTAATTTGGAAAGATCAATCTTTAACTGAACCACTATCACGAAGCTGGAACATTCCACGTACTTGGCAAATTCCTATATCTGCTATTAAGGCAAAAGAAAATACGGTCTGGATATATGTAGCAAGTGCATCGATTCAGGAAGGTAATTTAGGTCATGTACATATTGGACCTTATGACCAGATGCAGCCACTTTATCAGGAGTATCAATTTAAACAAAAGACATTGATTGCAATAGGTTTTTTAATCGAGGTAATTATTGGCATTTTTTACTTTATGGTATGGATTATATACCGCAAGGAATCAGCATATCTCTGGATCAGTCTGGCTGTCTTGTTCTGGCTCGGCTATACCTCGTTCTTTCTGCTGTATTCAACTCCGCTCAGCAGTATTCAGGTCGACAGGCTGCTCGCCTGGCTATTTTCAACCTATACTCTGATCTCCTGTGTTTCAATCTGGCGCTTTGCTAATCTGAAATTTCCTAGAATTGAAAAACTGCTTTTGTATATTTTTCTTCTTGTCACTACTGTACTCGCTGTTATTCCAGATGAATATTTAAAACAAACCATTCAGTTCTTATTCATCCTTAATATGATTATTTTCTTATTAGAAAATGCCACCTATCCATTTTTAACTTATAAATCTAAACAGATTGAAGTGTATTTAATGGCAGGATTACATGCATTTTTTGTTCCAGTTGCGATTCATGATGCTTATCAAATCCTGACTTATCAAAATGAATTCTGGTCACCTTTTATTTCACCATTTAGTGCTTTATTCTTAGGGCTTTTACTAGGTCTGCGTTTATATCGCAACAACAAAGTGATTTCACAATTTAATAAAACTTTAAAAGATGAAATTGATAATGTGACTCAAAAACTCAGTTCTTCTTTAAATTCTCAATACCAATTAGCTCTAGAAAACACGCGTCTTCAAGAACGCGTTAATTTATCTCGTGATTTACACGATGGTATTGGTGGTTCTATTGTTCGTTCAATTGAACTGGTTAGCCGTAATGATCATTTAGAGAAAGAAAAATTTTTATCGATTTTAAAATTATTAAGTAATGATTTACGCCAGATTATTGATCATGGTTCAAGTCTGGATGCAAAAATACCTGATAGTCCAATATTATGGGTAGCGCCAACCCGTCATCGCTTTATGGAGATTTTTGATGAGTTGCACATTGCTGCACATTGGCAAATACCAGATAAATGGAATACATCACCCACACCTCTGCAATGTTTAACCCTGACACGTATCCTTGAAGAAGCACTGACCAATATTATTAAACATAGTCAGGCAAACGAGATTAGGATCGGGCTTGAACAGGCAGAGCAGACATTAATCCTGAACATTCAGGATAATGGTGTCGGTTTTGATCCTGAATGTATTATAGAAGCCAAGCATATAGGGCTACAAAGTATGAAAATACGTGCTCAACGTGCGAATGGTACACTGAATATCCGATCCTCAGAGCAGGGCACGCATATTCAAGTCGTGTTAAGTTCTTAA
- a CDS encoding response regulator transcription factor — MLTYDMELPAPILVLEDDIFMQQRTEKLLRELGYASDVIYYAQSVKQALTFIDQYSFALALIDLGLPDGSGLEVIQTLHHLNAELPILVISTCCTQDIILQAIHTGATGYFLKERDDFEILLSIRNVIRGGAPIDPFIAQQILKNISFESIEKHSNQEQNDLLSKREYEILNLVAQGMSNREIAEALFLSKYTIECHIKNIYRKLGVSNRSRAIHTARTMRLIS; from the coding sequence ATGCTGACGTACGACATGGAATTACCTGCCCCCATATTGGTTTTAGAAGATGATATCTTCATGCAACAACGGACTGAAAAACTGTTGCGAGAACTGGGCTATGCTTCCGACGTCATTTATTATGCACAGTCAGTTAAACAGGCGCTTACCTTCATTGATCAATATTCTTTTGCACTTGCCTTGATCGATCTCGGCTTACCGGATGGCTCCGGACTAGAAGTCATTCAAACTTTACACCACCTGAATGCAGAACTCCCGATTCTCGTCATTTCGACCTGCTGCACACAGGACATTATTCTTCAGGCTATCCATACAGGTGCAACAGGCTATTTTTTAAAAGAACGTGATGACTTTGAAATTTTGCTCTCCATACGTAATGTCATTCGGGGAGGTGCACCCATCGACCCCTTTATTGCACAGCAAATTCTGAAAAATATTTCTTTTGAATCTATAGAAAAGCATTCAAACCAAGAGCAAAATGATTTACTCTCTAAACGTGAGTATGAAATCTTAAATCTGGTCGCTCAGGGGATGAGTAATAGAGAGATTGCTGAAGCATTGTTTCTATCAAAATATACAATCGAATGTCATATCAAAAATATTTATCGCAAGCTTGGCGTGAGCAACAGGTCAAGAGCCATTCATACTGCACGCACTATGCGATTAATCTCTTAA